Proteins encoded by one window of Arachis hypogaea cultivar Tifrunner chromosome 1, arahy.Tifrunner.gnm2.J5K5, whole genome shotgun sequence:
- the LOC112795246 gene encoding uncharacterized protein isoform X2: MEIPEQRKWMYNRNLPNRGGLRQEFVNGVRHFIDTVKKQPQFVLEGGVLRCPCNKHKNKIFLTPDEVLLDLYKYGFMPRYWCWDSHGESPLHLNVDHDNQEGTCSSPHANVPIRNSYESMVVDAAGPELMSQFEEHMEEPPNAEAKKFYDLLQSAQRPLFEGCMDHSELSMAVKMLSIKAKGNVSQQIFDDFVKAMKEVMPKDNLLVSSFYEAKKLVSKLGMESNKIDCCINGCMLYYKEDDIPRKECKFCHSPRYKIGKKGKSVPLKRMHYLPLIPRLRRLYASMNTAPHMRCHFDHEFKGVIEHPSDSKAWKYFDRKHPQFSQEPRNVRLGLCADGFTPFGQSGKQYSCWPIIVTPYNLPPSMCMKTPYMFLSMIIPGPRNPKTRIDVYLQPLIDELKLLWEDGVLTYDIHSKSNFVMRAALLWTINDFPAYGMLSGWMIAGRLACPYCMERTKAFQLKNGGKPSWFDCHRQFLPDNHMFRRNKDAFYKNRIERSEPPPRLTGEQIWDIVQNYDKISDVEQLEIEGYGSMHNWTKRSIFWDLPYWRHNLIRHNLDVMHIEKNVFDNIFNTVMDIKEKTKDNAKARMDLSLYCKRKSLELPVQSGGKIIKPKANYTFTLQQKRAICEWVKELRMPDGYVSNLGRCVDMKEGKLYGMKSHDCHIFMERLLPIAFSSLPEQIWKPITELSQFFRDLCSTSLREDVLNKLEENIPIVLCKLERIFPPGFFDSMEHLPIHLPFEALLGGPVQYRWMYPFERFLHHLKKKVKNKAHVEGSIVESYLIEEISHFYDKEFSAAMNHILINCDEIKPYIEIFVDFIRQDHITLSDEQVDQFIEADFAEWFKNYVHDPLNNVTDSNIHSLAWGPLRIVKCWPIYKVNGFKFHTRSHSSGKSTQNYGICVKGTGYGEYENDFYGQLDEIIQVEYTGLPLKRVVLFKCEWFDPTIGKGTKVNKEYGIIQIRKNRRYVKYDPFIIAHKAIQVYFAPHPMSNTREKAEWWFIFKTKARGEIEIETTEDFAYQEDDTNQSNNHISNDIDIIVDLLDTNSTRYEEEEEEEEEDNDDDDDDDDDELLGDEDEDMDEDENEDENDDDENNEDEDQNE, from the exons ATGGAAATTCCAGAACAACGAAAGTGGATGTACAATAGAAATTTACCAAACCGAGGAGGATTACGACAGGAATTTGTCAATGGTGTTCGACATTTTATTGATACAGTTAAAAAACAACCTCAATTTGTACTCGAAGGTGGTGTACTTAGATGTCCTTGcaacaaacataaaaataagatttttttaactCCGGATGAGGTTTTACTAGATTTATATAAATATGGTTTCATGCCAAGATACTGGTGTTGGGATTCACATGGAGAGAGTCCTTTGCACTTGAATGTAGATCATGATAATCAAGAAGGTACATGTTCTTCTCCGCATGCTAATGTGCCAATAAGAAATTCGTATGAATCTATGGTGGTCGATGCTGCTGGACCAGAATTGATGAGTCAATTTGAAGAACACATGGAGGAGCCTCCGAATGCAGAAgctaaaaaattttatgatttattacaGTCTGCTCAGCGCCCATTATTTGAGGGATGTATGGATCATTCAGAATTATCAATGGCAGTTAAAATGTTGAGTATAAAAGCTAAAGGGAATGTATCTCAACAGATCTTTGATGATTTCGTgaaagctatgaaagaagtgatgCCGAAGGATAACTTACTTGTCTCCAGTTTTTATGAAGCAAAGAAGTTAGTATCAAAACTTGGCATGGAAAGCAATAAAATTGATTGTTGCATTAATGGTTGTATGCTGTATTACAAGGAGGATGATATACCAAGAAAGGAATGTAAATTTTGTCATTCTCCAAGGTACAAGATAGGTAAAAAGGGTAAATCAGTGCCTTTGAAACGAATGCACTATTTACCGCTTATACCTCGTTTAAGAAGACTTTATGCTTCAATGAACACAGCACCTCACATGCGATGCCATTTTGATCACGAGTTTAAAGGAGTTATTGAGCATCCATCGGATTCAAAAGCATGGAAGTATTTTGATAGAAAACATCCACAATTTTCTCAAGAACCACGCAATGTCAGACTAGGATTATGTGCTGATGGATTCACCCCTTTTGGTCAATCTGGTAAACAATATTCATGTTGGCCAATAATTGTCACTCCTTATAACCTGCCTCCTTCTATGTGCATGAAAACTCCTTACATGTTTTTATCCATGATTATCCCTGGTCCTCGTAATCCCAAAACTAGGATTGATGTATACCTGCAGCCCTTGATTGATGAGCTAAAACTACTATGGGAAGATGGCGTTTTAACTTATGATATTCATTCCAAGTCAAATTTTGTAATGCGAGCTGCATTGTTGTGGACTATTAATGATTTTCCTGCATATGGAATGTTATCTGGATGGATGATAGCAGGCAGGCTAGCATGCCCATACTGTATGGAACGAACAAAGGCATTCCAATTAAAAAATGGGGGAAAGCCATCATGGTTTGATTGCCACAGACAATTCTTGCCAGATAATCACATGTTTAGAAGAAACAAGGATGCATTCTATAAGAATAGAATTGAAAGATCAGAACCTCCGCCAAGATTGACTGGAGAGCAAATATGGGATATAGTTCAGAATTATGATAAGATAAGTGATGTTGAGCAACTTGAGATAGAAGGATATGGAAGTATGCATAATTGGaccaaaagaagcatattttggGATTTGCCTTATTGGCGTCATAATTTAATCCGTCATAACCTTGATGTAATGCATATTGAGAAGAATGTATTTGATAATATATTCAATACTGTCATGGACATTAAAGAGAAGACTAAAGATAATGCAAAGGCTAGAATGGATCTGTCATTATACTGCAAGCGAAAAAGTTTAGAACTGCCAGTACAAAGTGGAGGTAAAATTATAAAACCCAAAGCAAACTACACATTTACCCTCCAGCAAAAGAGGGCAATATGTGAATGGGTGAAAGAGTTAAGGATGCCTGATGGATATGTTTCAAATTTAGGGAGATGTGTTGACATGAAAGAGGGCAAGTTATATGGAATGAAAAGTCATGATTGTCATATATTTATGGAACGTTTACTCCCAATCGCTTTTAGTTCATTGCCAGAGCAGATATGGAAGCCAATAACAGAGTTAAGTCAATTTTTTCGAGATTTATGCTCAACATCGTTACGAGAAGATGTTCTCAATAAGCTTGAAGAAAATATTCCAATTGTGCTATGCAAATTAGAACGTATTTTTCCTCCTGGATTTTTTGACTCAATGGAACATCTACCTATTCATTTGCCATTCGAAGCATTGCTCGGTGGTCCTGTGCAATATAGATGGATGTATCCTTTTGAGAG GTTTCTCCATCATCTTAAGAAAAaggtcaagaacaaagcacatgttGAAGGATCTATCGTTGAATCATACCTAATTGAGGAGATTTCTCACTTTT ATGACAAAGAATTCAGTGCAGCCATGAATCATATACTAATAAACTGTGATGAAATTAAGCCATATATTGA GATCTTTGTGGACTTCATACGCCAAGATCATATTACTTTAAGTGATGAACAAGTTGATCAATTTATTGAAGCGGATTTTGCAGAATGGTTTAAAAATTAT GTTCATGATCCTTTAAATAATGTGACAGATTCGAATATTCATTCTTTGGCATGGGGTCCTTTGAGAATTGTTAAATGTTGGCCTATCTACAAAGTCAATGGCTTCAAGTTTCACACAAGATCTCACTCGAGTGGAAAGTCAACTCAGAATTATGGAATATGTGTCAAAGGCACAGGTTATGGTGAATATGAAAATGACTTCTATGGCCAGCTTGATGAAATTATTCAAGTTGAGTATACTGGGCTACCACTAAAAAGAGTTGTACTATTTAAATGTGAATGGTTTGATCCCACGATCGGCAAAGGAACAAAAGTAAACAAAGAGTATGGAATCATACAGATTCGAAAGAATCGACGATATGTTAAATATGATCCGTTTATCATTGCACATAAAGCAATTCAAGTATATTTTGCACCTCATCCAATGAGCAACACCAGAGAAAAAGCAGAATGGTGGTTTATATTCAAGACTAAAGCAAGAGgtgagattgagattgaaacaacgGAGGATTTTGCATATCAAGAAGATGACACAAATCAATCTAACAATCATATCTCAAATGATATTGACATTATTGTTGATTTACTGGATACTAATAGTACAagatatgaagaagaagaagaagaagaagaagaagataatgatgatgatgatgatgatgatgatgatgagctaCTTGGGGATGAGGACGAAGACATGGATGAGGATGAGAACGAGGACGAGAACGACGACGACGAGAACAATGAGGATGAAGATCAAAATGAATAG
- the LOC112795246 gene encoding uncharacterized protein isoform X1, whose product MEIPEQRKWMYNRNLPNRGGLRQEFVNGVRHFIDTVKKQPQFVLEGGVLRCPCNKHKNKIFLTPDEVLLDLYKYGFMPRYWCWDSHGESPLHLNVDHDNQEGTCSSPHANVPIRNSYESMVVDAAGPELMSQFEEHMEEPPNAEAKKFYDLLQSAQRPLFEGCMDHSELSMAVKMLSIKAKGNVSQQIFDDFVKAMKEVMPKDNLLVSSFYEAKKLVSKLGMESNKIDCCINGCMLYYKEDDIPRKECKFCHSPRYKIGKKGKSVPLKRMHYLPLIPRLRRLYASMNTAPHMRCHFDHEFKGVIEHPSDSKAWKYFDRKHPQFSQEPRNVRLGLCADGFTPFGQSGKQYSCWPIIVTPYNLPPSMCMKTPYMFLSMIIPGPRNPKTRIDVYLQPLIDELKLLWEDGVLTYDIHSKSNFVMRAALLWTINDFPAYGMLSGWMIAGRLACPYCMERTKAFQLKNGGKPSWFDCHRQFLPDNHMFRRNKDAFYKNRIERSEPPPRLTGEQIWDIVQNYDKISDVEQLEIEGYGSMHNWTKRSIFWDLPYWRHNLIRHNLDVMHIEKNVFDNIFNTVMDIKEKTKDNAKARMDLSLYCKRKSLELPVQSGGKIIKPKANYTFTLQQKRAICEWVKELRMPDGYVSNLGRCVDMKEGKLYGMKSHDCHIFMERLLPIAFSSLPEQIWKPITELSQFFRDLCSTSLREDVLNKLEENIPIVLCKLERIFPPGFFDSMEHLPIHLPFEALLGGPVQYRWMYPFERFLHHLKKKVKNKAHVEGSIVESYLIEEISHFCEYYFNQTSINAKQNDESDDSIEQNLSIFNLPGCLADECKTRYLDDKEFSAAMNHILINCDEIKPYIEIFVDFIRQDHITLSDEQVDQFIEADFAEWFKNYVHDPLNNVTDSNIHSLAWGPLRIVKCWPIYKVNGFKFHTRSHSSGKSTQNYGICVKGTGYGEYENDFYGQLDEIIQVEYTGLPLKRVVLFKCEWFDPTIGKGTKVNKEYGIIQIRKNRRYVKYDPFIIAHKAIQVYFAPHPMSNTREKAEWWFIFKTKARGEIEIETTEDFAYQEDDTNQSNNHISNDIDIIVDLLDTNSTRYEEEEEEEEEDNDDDDDDDDDELLGDEDEDMDEDENEDENDDDENNEDEDQNE is encoded by the exons ATGGAAATTCCAGAACAACGAAAGTGGATGTACAATAGAAATTTACCAAACCGAGGAGGATTACGACAGGAATTTGTCAATGGTGTTCGACATTTTATTGATACAGTTAAAAAACAACCTCAATTTGTACTCGAAGGTGGTGTACTTAGATGTCCTTGcaacaaacataaaaataagatttttttaactCCGGATGAGGTTTTACTAGATTTATATAAATATGGTTTCATGCCAAGATACTGGTGTTGGGATTCACATGGAGAGAGTCCTTTGCACTTGAATGTAGATCATGATAATCAAGAAGGTACATGTTCTTCTCCGCATGCTAATGTGCCAATAAGAAATTCGTATGAATCTATGGTGGTCGATGCTGCTGGACCAGAATTGATGAGTCAATTTGAAGAACACATGGAGGAGCCTCCGAATGCAGAAgctaaaaaattttatgatttattacaGTCTGCTCAGCGCCCATTATTTGAGGGATGTATGGATCATTCAGAATTATCAATGGCAGTTAAAATGTTGAGTATAAAAGCTAAAGGGAATGTATCTCAACAGATCTTTGATGATTTCGTgaaagctatgaaagaagtgatgCCGAAGGATAACTTACTTGTCTCCAGTTTTTATGAAGCAAAGAAGTTAGTATCAAAACTTGGCATGGAAAGCAATAAAATTGATTGTTGCATTAATGGTTGTATGCTGTATTACAAGGAGGATGATATACCAAGAAAGGAATGTAAATTTTGTCATTCTCCAAGGTACAAGATAGGTAAAAAGGGTAAATCAGTGCCTTTGAAACGAATGCACTATTTACCGCTTATACCTCGTTTAAGAAGACTTTATGCTTCAATGAACACAGCACCTCACATGCGATGCCATTTTGATCACGAGTTTAAAGGAGTTATTGAGCATCCATCGGATTCAAAAGCATGGAAGTATTTTGATAGAAAACATCCACAATTTTCTCAAGAACCACGCAATGTCAGACTAGGATTATGTGCTGATGGATTCACCCCTTTTGGTCAATCTGGTAAACAATATTCATGTTGGCCAATAATTGTCACTCCTTATAACCTGCCTCCTTCTATGTGCATGAAAACTCCTTACATGTTTTTATCCATGATTATCCCTGGTCCTCGTAATCCCAAAACTAGGATTGATGTATACCTGCAGCCCTTGATTGATGAGCTAAAACTACTATGGGAAGATGGCGTTTTAACTTATGATATTCATTCCAAGTCAAATTTTGTAATGCGAGCTGCATTGTTGTGGACTATTAATGATTTTCCTGCATATGGAATGTTATCTGGATGGATGATAGCAGGCAGGCTAGCATGCCCATACTGTATGGAACGAACAAAGGCATTCCAATTAAAAAATGGGGGAAAGCCATCATGGTTTGATTGCCACAGACAATTCTTGCCAGATAATCACATGTTTAGAAGAAACAAGGATGCATTCTATAAGAATAGAATTGAAAGATCAGAACCTCCGCCAAGATTGACTGGAGAGCAAATATGGGATATAGTTCAGAATTATGATAAGATAAGTGATGTTGAGCAACTTGAGATAGAAGGATATGGAAGTATGCATAATTGGaccaaaagaagcatattttggGATTTGCCTTATTGGCGTCATAATTTAATCCGTCATAACCTTGATGTAATGCATATTGAGAAGAATGTATTTGATAATATATTCAATACTGTCATGGACATTAAAGAGAAGACTAAAGATAATGCAAAGGCTAGAATGGATCTGTCATTATACTGCAAGCGAAAAAGTTTAGAACTGCCAGTACAAAGTGGAGGTAAAATTATAAAACCCAAAGCAAACTACACATTTACCCTCCAGCAAAAGAGGGCAATATGTGAATGGGTGAAAGAGTTAAGGATGCCTGATGGATATGTTTCAAATTTAGGGAGATGTGTTGACATGAAAGAGGGCAAGTTATATGGAATGAAAAGTCATGATTGTCATATATTTATGGAACGTTTACTCCCAATCGCTTTTAGTTCATTGCCAGAGCAGATATGGAAGCCAATAACAGAGTTAAGTCAATTTTTTCGAGATTTATGCTCAACATCGTTACGAGAAGATGTTCTCAATAAGCTTGAAGAAAATATTCCAATTGTGCTATGCAAATTAGAACGTATTTTTCCTCCTGGATTTTTTGACTCAATGGAACATCTACCTATTCATTTGCCATTCGAAGCATTGCTCGGTGGTCCTGTGCAATATAGATGGATGTATCCTTTTGAGAG GTTTCTCCATCATCTTAAGAAAAaggtcaagaacaaagcacatgttGAAGGATCTATCGTTGAATCATACCTAATTGAGGAGATTTCTCACTTTTGTGAGTACTATTTTAACCAAACTAGCATCAACGCAAAGCAAAATGATGAAAGTGATGATTCAATTGAGCAAAATTTGTCTATTTTTAATTTGCCTGGTTGTTTGGCTGATGAATGCAAAACTCGTTATTTAGATGACAAAGAATTCAGTGCAGCCATGAATCATATACTAATAAACTGTGATGAAATTAAGCCATATATTGA GATCTTTGTGGACTTCATACGCCAAGATCATATTACTTTAAGTGATGAACAAGTTGATCAATTTATTGAAGCGGATTTTGCAGAATGGTTTAAAAATTAT GTTCATGATCCTTTAAATAATGTGACAGATTCGAATATTCATTCTTTGGCATGGGGTCCTTTGAGAATTGTTAAATGTTGGCCTATCTACAAAGTCAATGGCTTCAAGTTTCACACAAGATCTCACTCGAGTGGAAAGTCAACTCAGAATTATGGAATATGTGTCAAAGGCACAGGTTATGGTGAATATGAAAATGACTTCTATGGCCAGCTTGATGAAATTATTCAAGTTGAGTATACTGGGCTACCACTAAAAAGAGTTGTACTATTTAAATGTGAATGGTTTGATCCCACGATCGGCAAAGGAACAAAAGTAAACAAAGAGTATGGAATCATACAGATTCGAAAGAATCGACGATATGTTAAATATGATCCGTTTATCATTGCACATAAAGCAATTCAAGTATATTTTGCACCTCATCCAATGAGCAACACCAGAGAAAAAGCAGAATGGTGGTTTATATTCAAGACTAAAGCAAGAGgtgagattgagattgaaacaacgGAGGATTTTGCATATCAAGAAGATGACACAAATCAATCTAACAATCATATCTCAAATGATATTGACATTATTGTTGATTTACTGGATACTAATAGTACAagatatgaagaagaagaagaagaagaagaagaagataatgatgatgatgatgatgatgatgatgatgagctaCTTGGGGATGAGGACGAAGACATGGATGAGGATGAGAACGAGGACGAGAACGACGACGACGAGAACAATGAGGATGAAGATCAAAATGAATAG